From Deltaproteobacteria bacterium, a single genomic window includes:
- the thrH gene encoding bifunctional phosphoserine phosphatase/homoserine phosphotransferase ThrH, translated as MHVLCLDLEGVLVPEIWIGVAERTGIAELRVTTRDEPDYDKLMRRRLAILEREGLGLPDIQAVIDALGPLPGARDFLDWARERLQVLILSDTFYEFARPLMRALGWPTLLCHRLVVAEDGRIADYRLRQPDQKREAVRALHGLRFRVVAAGDSYNDTAMLAEADAGILFRPPDNVIREFPRFPVTRDYAELRAAVEKATAEFP; from the coding sequence GTGCACGTGCTCTGCCTCGACCTCGAGGGCGTCCTCGTCCCGGAGATCTGGATCGGCGTCGCCGAGCGCACGGGAATCGCCGAGCTGCGCGTCACCACCCGTGACGAGCCCGACTACGACAAGCTGATGCGCCGCCGCCTCGCGATCCTCGAGCGCGAGGGCCTGGGACTCCCCGACATCCAGGCCGTGATCGACGCGCTCGGGCCCCTGCCCGGCGCGCGCGACTTCCTCGACTGGGCGCGCGAGCGGCTCCAGGTGTTGATCCTGTCCGACACCTTCTACGAGTTCGCCCGGCCGCTCATGCGGGCGCTCGGCTGGCCCACCCTGCTCTGCCACCGGCTGGTCGTGGCGGAGGACGGCCGCATCGCGGACTACCGGCTCCGCCAGCCCGACCAGAAGCGCGAGGCGGTGCGGGCCCTCCATGGCCTGCGCTTCCGCGTGGTCGCGGCCGGCGACTCCTACAACGACACCGCCATGCTGGCCGAGGCCGACGCCGGCATCCTGTTCCGCCCGCCCGACAACGTGATCCGCGAGTTCCCCCGGTTCCCGGTGACCCGCGACTACGCGGAGCTGCGCGCCGCCGTCGAGAAGGCAACGGCGGAGTTCCCGTGA
- a CDS encoding efflux RND transporter periplasmic adaptor subunit — MFHLAPGGARVGPRGVPRSAPPPPGLLSALALALALVCACGSEEPAAGASGGPGPRPPAVEVVTLRPEPFQETAALLGELQADEWVVLKPEIAGVVETVGFREGEAVEQGAVLFQLRDDEQAARLDEAIAERALAEDEFQRTRRLASENVAAEIQLERDRAELAVARAREERYRAELERTRVRAPFDGRVGARLVSPGARVTPGDELVRIDAVDPMELVFTIPEAVLPQVRTGAGFELEVAAYPGRRFPGTISFVAPTVDSANRRILVKGRVPNTEHLLLPGMFATVQAQLGVREAFLVPEEAVVSDPEGFYVWRIDSDDGAERVPVELGGRADARVEIKAGLRPGDRIVTAGVHKVRAGEKVTPVAASGGPAAPRAAAGAPGGA, encoded by the coding sequence GTGTTCCACCTGGCACCGGGGGGCGCTCGGGTCGGCCCCCGCGGCGTGCCCCGCTCGGCACCTCCCCCTCCCGGCCTCCTCTCGGCGCTGGCGCTGGCGCTCGCGCTCGTGTGCGCCTGCGGGAGCGAGGAACCGGCGGCCGGCGCGTCGGGCGGGCCCGGGCCGCGTCCGCCCGCCGTCGAGGTGGTGACGCTGCGCCCCGAGCCGTTCCAGGAGACGGCCGCGCTGCTCGGAGAGCTGCAGGCCGACGAGTGGGTGGTACTGAAGCCCGAGATCGCGGGCGTGGTCGAGACCGTGGGCTTCCGCGAGGGCGAGGCGGTGGAGCAGGGCGCGGTGCTCTTCCAGCTGCGGGACGACGAGCAGGCGGCCCGTCTCGACGAGGCGATCGCCGAGCGCGCGCTCGCCGAGGACGAGTTCCAGCGCACCCGGCGGCTCGCCAGCGAGAACGTCGCCGCCGAGATCCAGCTCGAGCGCGACCGCGCCGAGCTCGCCGTCGCGCGCGCCCGCGAGGAACGCTACCGCGCCGAGCTCGAGCGCACGCGGGTCCGCGCGCCCTTCGACGGCCGGGTGGGCGCGCGCCTGGTGTCGCCCGGCGCGCGCGTGACGCCTGGCGACGAGCTGGTCCGGATCGACGCCGTCGATCCGATGGAGCTCGTCTTCACGATCCCCGAGGCGGTGCTGCCGCAGGTCCGGACCGGCGCCGGCTTCGAGCTCGAGGTGGCCGCGTACCCGGGGCGCCGCTTCCCGGGAACGATCTCGTTCGTCGCGCCGACCGTGGACAGCGCGAACCGGCGGATCCTGGTCAAGGGCCGCGTGCCGAACACCGAGCACCTGCTGCTGCCCGGGATGTTCGCGACCGTGCAGGCGCAGCTCGGCGTGCGCGAGGCGTTCCTAGTGCCGGAGGAGGCGGTCGTCAGCGATCCGGAGGGCTTCTACGTCTGGCGCATCGACAGCGACGACGGCGCCGAGCGCGTGCCCGTCGAGCTCGGCGGCCGCGCGGACGCGCGCGTCGAGATCAAGGCCGGGCTGCGCCCGGGCGACCGCATCGTCACGGCCGGCGTCCACAAGGTGCGCGCGGGCGAGAAGGTGACGCCGGTGGCCGCCAGCGGCGGGCCGGCCGCGCCGCGCGCCGCGGCGGGCGCGCCGGGCGGGGCCTGA